A genomic window from Prunus persica cultivar Lovell chromosome G2, Prunus_persica_NCBIv2, whole genome shotgun sequence includes:
- the LOC18786085 gene encoding cinnamoyl-CoA reductase 1: MSGAEKVVSVTGASGYIASWVVKLLLQRGYTVKASVRDPNDKKKTEHLLALDGAKERLQLFKADLLEEGSFNSVVEGSEGVFHTASPFYHDVSDPQAELIDPALKGTLNVLRSCAKVPSIKRVVITSSMAAVAFNGKPLAPDVIIDESWFSDLAVCEKLKLWYMISKTLAEDAAWKFTKENRIDMVAINPGLVIGPLLQPTLNTSVEPVLKLINGAETFPNITYRWVDVRDVANAHILAFENASASGRYCLVGRIAHCSEVVKLLRGLFPALKIPEKCADDKPFTPIYQVSKERAQALGVKFTPLEVTLKDTVESLKEKNFF; this comes from the exons atgagtgGAGCAGAGAAGGTGGTGAGTGTAACCGGAGCGTCCGGTTACATAGCTTCGTGGGTGGTGAAGCTGTTGCTGCAACGGGGGTATACCGTCAAAGCCTCGGTTCGTGACCCAA ATGATaagaagaaaacagaacaCTTACTTGCACTGGATGGAGCTAAGGAAAGGCTTCAGTTGTTCAAAGCAGACCTACTGGAAGAGGGATCTTTCAATTCCGTAGTTGAGGGTAGTGAAGGTGTTTTTCATACAGCATCCCCATTTTATCATGATGTCAGTGATCCGCAG GCAGAACTAATTGACCCTGCTCTGAAGGGAACGCTTAATGTCCTTAGATCGTGTGCTAAGGTGCCATCTATCAAAAGGGTGGTTATAACATCCTCTATGGCAGCAGTTGCGTTTAATGGAAAACCTCTTGCTCCTGATGTGATAATCGATGAATCTTGGTTTTCAGATCTAGCTGTTTGTGAAAAGTTAAAG CTTTGGTATATGATTTCAAAGACCTTAGCTGAGGATGCTGCTTGGAAGTTCACAAAAGAGAACAGAATTGATATGGTTGCGATAAATCCCGGATTGGTGATTGGTCCTCTCTTGCAGCCAACTCTGAATACAAGTGTGGAGCCTGTTCTAAAGCTCATAAATG GTGCTGAAACATTTCCAAATATAACTTACAGATGGGTTGATGTTAGAGATGTTGCCAATGCTCATATTCTAGCCTTTGAGAATGCTTCAGCTAGTGGGAGATATTGTTTAGTTGGAAGAATAGCACACTGTTCAGAGGTCGTGAAGCTTTTGCGTGGTCTCTTCCCTGCTCTCAAGATTCCAGAAAA ATGTGCAGATGACAAACCTTTCACACCAATTTACCAAGTTTCCAAGGAAAGAGCCCAAGCCTTGGGTGTTAAGTTTACGCCTCTGGAGGTAACATTGAAAGATACTGTGGAAAGTTTGAAGGAGAAGAACTTCTTTTAA
- the LOC18785250 gene encoding receptor-like protein 12, with product MAYSVCLLRIEFMETVAMVQIVLLLILSFTITEFAFSSDARVIGCLEAEREALIDFKNGLEDPENRLSSWRGSNCCQWWGIHCNNTTSAVIAVDLHNPHPLNPLDDSPGRYGFWNLSGEIRRSLKILQSLKHLDLSFNTFNGISIPAFFGTMKNLEYLNLSHAGFSGGILPNLGNLSSLQYLDVSSNFVSVDNLEWMTGMRSMEYLNMNGADLSMLEPEWIETLNKLSSLTELHLSGCGLSGLIHSPRVINFTSLAVIELDFNGFNSEIPSWLVNISSLESVSISYSGLYGRIPLGFSELPSLKVLDLSGNENLTASCSQLFRGGWKKTEVIYLASNNLHGKLPASFGNMTALTHFNLFVNNVEGEIPSSIGKLCNLRDFRISGNNLTGLPEVLVTGNCSSRTPLPSLQYFDLSVNQLVGKLPEWLVQLENLVELTLSYNSLSGPIPSSLVSLPSISTLDLGHNKLNGTLPDSLGKLSQLSLFDVSFNHLTGIITETHFSQLSNLTFLHLSSNSLTLNVSSNWIPPFQVWNLDLGSCHLGPSFPAWLRSQKEVKFLDFSNATISGSIPNWFWEISSNLSLLNISFNQLGGQLPNLLNFNPHADIDLSSNFFEGPIPLPIVGVELLDLSNNGFSGHIPKTIGETTPNLIFLSLSGNQLIGEIPASIGRVLLLGAIDLSNNMLTGNIPPSIGNCSNLKALDLSKNNLSGNIPSSLAQLRMLQTLHLSDNKLSGGLSQSLQNLSSLETLDIGNNMLTGRIPPWIGKGFEHLRILRLRSNAFFGELPMALSNISSLHVLDLAENQFNGSIPASFGDFKAMARTQNMNRYLFYGMYRGRYYDESLIVNLKGSPQKYTKTLSLVISIDLSGNNLSGDLPEEITKLSGLVVLNLSGNQISGGILQDISKLTQLQSLDLSSNRFSGLIPQSLSSLSFLGYLNLSNNDFSGMIPYTAHLTTFDAASFTGNPGLCGPPLVVSCPGADPGKGGRAGEDNDSGNSFIDKWFYLSVGLGFAAGLLVPFFILAIRKPWSDAYFGFVDKVLERISCLRNRRAVHHKTRRPHLELTCLSFL from the coding sequence ATGGCTTACAGTGTTTGCTTGTTGAGAATTGAGTTTATGGAAACAGTTGCAATGGTTCAAATAGTGTTATTGCTAATTCTCTCCTTTACAATAACAGAGTTTGCTTTTAGTAGTGATGCTCGGGTTATAGGCTGTCTagaagcagagagagaagCGCTTATTGACTTCAAGAATGGTCTCGAAGATCCTGAAAACCGGCTTTCATCCTGGAGAGGAAGCAACTGCTGCCAATGGTGGGGGATACACTGCAACAATACAACTTCAGCTGTTATAGCAGTTGATCTCCATAACCCGCATCCGCTAAATCCATTAGATGATTCTCCTGGCAGGTATGGATTCTGGAACCTTAGTGGTGAAATTAGACGATCACTGAAAATACTCCAGTCCTTGAAACATTTAGACTTGAGCTTCAATACATTCAATGGAATTTCAATTCCTGCATTCTTCGGTACCATGAAGAATTTGGAGTATCTAAACCTGTCACATGCTGGGTTTAGTGGTGGAATTCTTCCAAATTTAGGGAACCTCTCTAGCTTGCAGTATCTTGATGTGTCGTCTAATTTTGTATCTGTTGATAACCTTGAATGGATGACTGGTATGAGATCTATGGAATATCTCAATATGAATGGAGCTGACCTTTCAATGCTAGAACCAGAATGGATTGAGACCCTTAATAAACTCTCGTCCTTAACTGAATTGCATCTGTCGGGTTGTGGCTTGTCTGGTTTAATTCACTCTCCCAGAGTTATCAATTTTACTTCTCTTGCTGTAATAGAACTTGATTTTAACGGCTTCAACTCAGAGATACCCAGTTGGCTTGTCAATATCAGTAGTCTTGAAAGTGTCAGTATAAGCTATTCTGGCTTGTATGGAAGGATTCCACTTGGTTTCAGTGAATTACCAAGTTTGAAGGTTTTGGATCTTTCCGGGAATGAAAATCTAACAGCAAGTTGCTCTCAGCTTTTCAGAGGAGGATGGAAAAAGACAGAAGTTATTTATCTAGCTTCCAATAACTTACATGGTAAACTTCCGGCTTCCTTTGGCAACATGACAGCTCTCACTCATTTTAATCTTTTTGTCAACAATGTCGAGGGTGAGATCCCGAGCTCCATCGGTAAACTTTGCAACCTAAGAGATTTTCGCATATCTGGTAATAACCTAACAGGATTACCTGAAGTCCTAGTAACAGGGAACTGCAGTTCTAGGACTCCGCTGCCTAGTCTACAGTACTTTGATTTGTCAGTCAATCAATTGGTCGGTAAATTGCCCGAATGGTTGGTTCAACTTGAGAATCTTGTTGAACTAACTCTGTCCTATAACTCACTCTCTGGTCCCATCCCTTCTTCATTAGTTTCATTACCAAGCATTTCCACTCTGGATCTTGGACATAATAAACTAAATGGGACTCTCCCAGATAGTTTGGGAAAACTTTCTCAACTGTCTTTGTTTGATGTTTCTTTTAATCATTTGACAGGTATTATAACCGAAACACATTTTTCGCAGCTCAGTAACCTGACATTCTTACATCTGTCTTCCAACTCTTTAACATTAAATGTCAGTTCAAATTGGATCCCTCCATTTCAAGTCTGGAATCTTGATCTAGGCTCATGCCATTTGGGTCCATCATTTCCTGCTTGGTTAAGATCACAAAAGGAGGTCAAGTTTCTAGATTTCTCCAATGCTACGATTTCAGGTTCCATTCCTAACTGGTTCTGGGAAATCTCATCTAACCTTTCACTGTTAAACATTTCATTCAATCAGTTAGGAGGTCAGCTCCCAAATCTGTTAAATTTTAATCCACATGCGGATATTGACTTGAGCTCCAACTTCTTCGAAGGTCCAATTCCTCTTCCAATTGTTGGTGTTGAGTTACTAGATTTATCCAACAATGGATTTTCAGGTCATATCCCCAAGACCATTGGGGAAACCACGCCAAACTTGatcttcctctctctttcagGAAACCAACTAATCGGTGAAATCCCAGCATCTATAGGCAGAGTTCTGCTTCTAGGAGCCATTGATCTTTCAAATAACATGCTAACTGGAAATATTCCACCTAGCATAGGGAACTGTTCTAATCTAAAGGCTCTAGACCTTAGCAAGAACAATCTATCTGGAAACATTCCCAGCTCCTTAGCTCAGCTGAGAATGCTTCAAACACTGCATCTAAGTGACAACAAACTCTCTGGTGGTCTTTCACAATCTTTGCAGAATTTGTCGAGTTTGGAGACACTGGATATTGGAAACAACATGCTCACAGGAAGAATTCCACCATGGATTGGGAAAGGTTTTGAACATCTGAGAATATTGAGGTTGAGGTCAAATGCATTTTTTGGAGAACTTCCGATGGCGCTATCAAATATAAGTTCTTTGCATGTCCTGGACCTTGCAGAAAATCAATTCAATGGAAGCATTCCAGCTAGCTTTGGAGATTTCAAAGCTATGGCTCGAACGCAAAACATGAACCGCTATCTATTCTATGGGATGTACAGGGGCAGGTACTATGATGAAAGCTTGATTGTGAACTTAAAAGGCTCGCCTCAAAAATACACCAAGACTCTCTCCCTTGTGATCAGCATAGACCTCTCTGGAAATAATTTGAGTGGAGATCTTCCTGAAGAAATAACTAAACTGTCTGGTTTGGTTGTTCTGAACTTATCCGGAAACCAAATAAGCGGTGGCATTCTGCAAGACATTTCAAAGTTGACGCAGTTGCAATCGCTTGATCTTTCTAGTAATAGGTTCTCAGGTCTTATTCCTCAAAGTTTGTCTTCACTTTCATTCCTGGGGTATCTAAATCTGTCAAACAATGACTTCTCTGGTATGATCCCATATACAGCTCATTTGACAACTTTTGATGCAGCCTCTTTTACTGGAAATCCAGGCCTTTGTGGTCCTCCGCTTGTTGTAAGCTGTCCGGGTGCTGATCCCGGCAAAGGAGGAAGAGCTGGGGAAGATAATGACAGTGGCAACAGCTTCATTGATAAGTGGTTTTATTTGAGTGTTGGATTGGGATTTGCAGCAGGTCTTCTGGttccttttttcattttagcaATCAGAAAACCTTGGAGTGATGCCTATTTTGGTTTCGTTGACAAAGTTTTAGAGAGAATATCATGTTTGAGAAACAGAAGAGCGGTACATCACAAGACCAGGCGTCCTCACCTGGAGCTAACctgtctttcttttctttga
- the LOC18787370 gene encoding uncharacterized protein LOC18787370: MALFTSISTSTLCLSTSIRHCGPSSSSKHFSHPIIASSLSSPASPDSKSTTPNQTILSSSNDTSPNPYTSASSRPPEPPGFNYALANGNPFVRFARSAESSIERTIFDFRFLALFAVGGSLAGSLLCFLNGCVYIMDAYKVYWTSCVKGHHTGHMVLRLVEAIDVYLAGTVMLIFGMGLYGLFISNVPHDVPSNNDRALKGSSLFGMFALKERPKWMKISSLDELKTKVGHVIVMILLVKMFERSKMVQITTGLDLLSYSVCIFLSSASLYILHNLHKKGLNG, translated from the exons atGGCTCTCTTCACTTCCATCTCCACCTCCACCCTCTGCCTTTCCACCTCAATCCGCCACTGCGGGCCTTCAAGCAGCTCGAAGCACTTCTCTCATCCCATCATTGCTTCTTCTCTGAGCTCCCCAGCATCCCCAGATTCAAAATCAACAACCCCAAATCAAACCATACTCTCCTCCTCCAATGATACTTCTCCAAACCCTTACACCAGTGCGTCCTCTAGGCCCCCGGAACCACCTGGCTTCAACTACGCCCTGGCCAACGGCAACCCGTTTGTTCGGTTTGCCCGTTCTGCGGAGTCTTCAATTGAAAGG ACAATATTTGACTTCCGATTTTTGGCACTCTTTGCTGTTGGAGGTTCCTTGGCTGGTTCGTTGTTGTGCTTTCTCAAT GGTTGCGTTTATATTATGGATGCATATAAAGTTTACTGGACTAGTTGTGTCAAAGGGCATCACACTGGACATATGGTTCTACGACTAGTTGAAGCTATTG ATGTTTACCTTGCTGGGACTGTCATGTTAATATTTGGTATGGGATTATATGGATTATTTATCAGTAATGTCCCTCATGATGTGCCTTCCAATAATGATCGTGCTCTTAAGGGCTCTTCTTTGTTTGGAATGTTTGCTCTGAAG GAGAGGCCAAAATGGATGAAAATTAGCTCACTCGATGAGCTCAAGACGAAAGTGGGACACGTAATTGTCATGATTCTTCTGGTAAAGATGTTTGAGAGGAGCAAGATGGTGCAGATAACTACTGGTTTGGATCTGTTGAGCTATTCTGTCTGTATTTTCCTGTCTTCTGCATCGCTGTACATCCTTCATAATCTACACAA GAAAGGCCTAAATGGATGA
- the LOC18786154 gene encoding RNA polymerase sigma factor sigD, chloroplastic, which translates to MAITTSICSSPNQPPILPTLSLPTIPFTPLKTHHPLQLHLPFPSSSSKSGGNLVSNDALAIAAAAEALVLARAAVEAAIDAVAVTEDIGEVWSCWESGNESGGLVARRKRRRKRRKGLEALDEEMKRDVEDGMVSFGFVRYEHLSPREEAECCLSLKEGARLESERFRVVEAQKHEPTSKQLAKAMGMKMRSIDKVLCKRRESQEKIIRSYRGLVVSVASSYQGKGLSFQDLIQEGSIGLLRGAEKFDHEREWKLSTYVYWWIRQAIIRAIENKSRIIRLPGHVCGMMAKITKAQNSLNQRFQRLPSHDEIAEVIKVNASTVKLVCERSRPPISLDRVATVRGSMTLQEIIQGPEEMMPEKMLIRQLMKQEVEKLLKTLSDREANVLRLHFGLNGESPQSFEEIGRLLKLSRERVRQINGIALSKLRQTSILDNLKLYIV; encoded by the exons ATGGCCATCACCACCAGCATTTGTTCGTCACCAAACCAACCACCAATTCTCCCAACACTTTCACTCCCAACCATCCCATTCACaccactcaaaacccaccacccTCTCCAACTCCACTTGCCTtttccctcttcttcctccaaaTCTGGTGGCAATTTAGTCTCCAATGACGCATTGGCCATTGCAGCAGCTGCCGAGGCACTGGTCCTGGCCCGGGCTGCCGTGGAGGCGGCCATAGACGCTGTGGCGGTGACGGAAGACATTGGTGAGGTTTGGAGTTGCTGGGAGAGTGGGAATGAGAGTGGTGGACTGGTGgcgaggaggaagaggaggaggaaaaggagaaaagggTTGGAGGCTTTGGATGAGGAGATGAAGAGGGATGTTGAAGATGGAATGGTGTCATTTGGGTTTGTGAGATATGAACATCTGAGCCCAAGAGAAGAAGCAGAATGCTGTCTGAGTCTCAAG GAGGGAGCAAGACTAGAATCAGAAAGGTTCAGAGTTGTAGAAGCTCAAAAGCATGAGCCAACCTCAAAACAGTTGGCCAAGGCAATGGGAATGAAGATGAGAAGTATAGATAAGGTGCTTTGTAAGAGAAGAGAGTCACAAGAAAAGATCATCAGGAGCTACCGGGGACTTGTTGTCTCTGTTGCCAGCAGTTATCAAGGGAAAGGATTAAGCTTTCAAGACCTCATTCAG GAAGGGAGCATTGGTCTTCTTCGAGGGGCAGAAAAGTTTGATCATGAGCGAGAATGGAAGTTATCAACATATGTGTACTGGTGGATTAGGCAAGCTATTATCAGAGCCATAGAAAACAAGTCTAGAATAATCAGATTACCA GGACACGTGTGCGGCATGAtggcaaaaatcacaaaagcTCAAAATTCCTTGAACCAAAGATTTCAGCGGCTGCCTAGCCATGATGAAATTGCTGAAGTGATCAAAGTGAATGCTTCAACCGTAAAGCTTGTTTGTGAGAGGAGCAGACCCCCAATTTCATTGGATAGAGTGGCAACTGTTCGAGGTTCCATGACACTGCAG GAGATCATACAAGGGCCAGAGGAGATGATGCCAGAAAAGATGCTTATAAGGCAGCTAATGAAGCAAGAGGTCGAGAAGCTTCTGAAGACGCTGAGTGATAGAGAAGCAAATGTATTGAGATTACACTTTGGACTCAATGGAGAGAGCCCTCAGTCTTTTGAGGAGATAGGAAGACTGTTAAAGCTTTCGCGGGAGAGGGTTCGACAGATAAATGGAATTgcattatcaaaattaaggcAGACTAGTATTTTGGACAATCTAAAATTgtatattgtatag